The DNA window TTCAACAATTACACCTTTTATAACACCCTCATCATCTTTAGCCCAAACAACAGCTACATCACAAAAAGGACTGTTGGAAATCCAAAGTTTGCTTCCATTTAAAATATATTCAGATCCTTTTTTAGAAATTCTGGTTTCCATTCCTCCCGGGTTGGACCCGTGATTGGGCTCGGTAAGTCCAAAAGAACCTAAAAACTCTCCTGAGCCTAATTTTGGCAAAAACTTTTGTTTCTGCTCTTCTGAGCCAAATCGAAAAATCGGATACATAACCAAAGACCCCTGAACAGAAGCCGTTGACCGCACACCTGAGTCACAACGCTCTAACTCTTGCATAATCAGTCCATAAGCGATTTCATCCATTCCTCCCCCTCCGTATTCCTGGGGCAGTGAAGGTCCGAAAGCACCGATTTCAGCCAGTTCCTTCACGATAAACTGCGGAAATTCAGATTTTTGAGCATACTCTTCAATGATTGGGCTTAAACGCTTTTTTACCCAAGAGCGAACACTTTCTCTGACTAACTTATGTTCATCACTCAATAATTCATCTACATTATAATAGTCGTGAGATTGAAATTTATCTGCTGCCATAAGGATATGATTTGTAAGATTAACAAAAGGAATTTGTAATAGTTGAAAGTTTATGTGTCCGGAGGGGGATTCGAACCCCCACAGCCGTTAGGCCACCACCCCCTCAAGATGGCGTGTCTACCAGTTTCACCACCCGGACTCAGGTATCTTAATTATCAAATTGTTTATTCTTTAAACAACTTTTTAATATCAACATTTTGTCTTTCCTGTTCCGTGATTTCAAACAATGTTCTAGGTTTAAAATTAAACATTCCGGCTATCATGTTGGAAGGAAACATTTGCATAGTATTATTAAAGTCAGTAACAGCCGCATTATACGAACGTCTTGAAGCGGCCAATTGCGCTTCAACTTCATTTAAAGAACGCTGCAACTGCATAAAGTTTTCGTTTGCTTTTAGCTCAGGATAGTTTTCAACAGCAATATTAATTCTCGCCAAATCCTGCGTAACCCGGTCTTCCAGTTTAACTCTTTCATCCGGAGCCACATTACCTGAAATTGCCCGTGTACGAAGCTCTGTAATTTCCTTTAAAGTCTCTTTTTCATGCGTCACATACTGTTGCACGGAAGCGACTATATTAGGGATTAAATCGTACCTCTTTTTACTTTGTGCATCTATACCGGCAAATGCTTTGTCTACCATATTACGCTTTACAACCAAACGGTTGTAGGTAATTATAATAAACAAGATAAATAAACCGAGAAAGATCAGTAGTAATAAAACACCTGTATCCATATCTTTTTTTTGCAAATATCGTACTTTTTAGAATAAAAATACGAGTAATTGAAGTTTTTAAATGGCTGTAAAAATATTTTACAATAAAACTTTTTTGGGATATATAAAATAGACTAATTCGCCTGATTTTGCTGTAATCTTATTCCAATTATCTGTTGCAAACTGAATTTTCACAATTCCACTTGTAGGAACCTTTTCAAAATATTTATTGGTTAAAAATTCCGTATAACTACTCAAAGTGGGTTCGTGGCCAAAAATCATTGCCGAATTAACATCCTGTGGGATTGAAAGAGTTATGGCAAAAAGCTCTTTTAGTGAAGATTCATAGATGGAACTGTTCAGCTGAATTTTTTCAGGATTGTATTCCAATTTTTCAGCAAAGATCAATGCCGTATCATGTGCTCTTTTTGCCGGGCTGCTGACAATTAAATCTACAGATTCACCCATTTTTTTGATGTATTCAGCCATTTTTGCACCATTTTCAAGACCTCTTTGATTTAAAGGCCTTTCATAGTCTCTTTTTTCTCTGAATTTCCAGCTGGATTTGGCATGCCTGACAATATATAATGTTTTCATTTATTTTGCTTGAGGTAAGCTAATAAGATACTTAAACTATGCTTGATGACCATAAAATCTTTTAAATCAGGAATTAAACAGCTTTTTATTAATTTTTATTGCGCGACGCCAATTTAGATAAAAAAGTAGAATATTTGTTTAATATTTGTATTAAGTTTAACGCACTAAGTGTTAAATAATGTTCCTTAAAAGTCTTTGAATTTTCTTTATATCTGTGAAACCCTTGTACTTTCGATATTTAAACGTATCTTTGCACCCGATATACATGCGGTATTCTATGCCGGTTCTACATAATTTTTGTTCCCGAACTACGATAAAATAAAAACTCAGGTTTTTCCCGCTTCTTTTTCAATTTTTAATATTTTATTTTGATATTTTCAGACTTAGGCATAATTAAGCCGATTTTAGACGCTCTCATTGCAGAGGGCTACACAACTCCTACTCCTATTCAACAAAGAGCCATTCCTCATATTTTAAAAGGTAAAGACCTAATTGGATGTGCTCAAACAGGTACGGGAAAGACAGCAGCATTTGCTATTCCAATTTTACAGCTTCTTAATGAAGTTTCACCGTCAAAAGGACACAGGAAACCGATTAAGGCGTTAATTCTTACACCGACCAGAGAGTTAGCTATCCAAATAGAGGACAGTTT is part of the Chitinophagaceae bacterium genome and encodes:
- a CDS encoding acyl-CoA dehydrogenase; translated protein: MAADKFQSHDYYNVDELLSDEHKLVRESVRSWVKKRLSPIIEEYAQKSEFPQFIVKELAEIGAFGPSLPQEYGGGGMDEIAYGLIMQELERCDSGVRSTASVQGSLVMYPIFRFGSEEQKQKFLPKLGSGEFLGSFGLTEPNHGSNPGGMETRISKKGSEYILNGSKLWISNSPFCDVAVVWAKDDEGVIKGVIVERGMEGFTTPETKNKWSLRVSSTGELVFDNVKIPEENILPGVKGLKGPLSCLSKARYGIAWGAIGAAMDCYDTALRYSMEREQFDKPIAAFQLTQKKLAEMITEITKAQLLAWRLGTLMNEGKATPAQISMAKRNNVEMALDIARTSRQILGGMGIIGEYSIMRHMMNLESVITYEGTHEIHLLITGMDVTGINAIV
- a CDS encoding LemA family protein codes for the protein MDTGVLLLLIFLGLFILFIIITYNRLVVKRNMVDKAFAGIDAQSKKRYDLIPNIVASVQQYVTHEKETLKEITELRTRAISGNVAPDERVKLEDRVTQDLARINIAVENYPELKANENFMQLQRSLNEVEAQLAASRRSYNAAVTDFNNTMQMFPSNMIAGMFNFKPRTLFEITEQERQNVDIKKLFKE